The proteins below are encoded in one region of Homo sapiens chromosome 2, GRCh38.p14 Primary Assembly:
- the CXCR4 gene encoding C-X-C chemokine receptor type 4 isoform e (isoform e is encoded by transcript variant 5) has product MGSGDYDSMKEPCFREENANFNKIFLPTIYSIIFLTGIVGNGLVILVMGYQKKLRSMTDKYRLHLSVADLLFVITLPFWAVDAVANWYFGNFLCKAVHVIYTVNLYSSVLILAFISLDRYLAIVHATNSQRPRKLLAEKVVYVGVWIPALLLTIPDFIFANVSEADDRYICDRFYPNDLWVVVFQFQHIMVGLILPGIVILSCYCIIISKLSHSKGHQKRKALKTTVILILAFFACWLPYYIGISIDSFILLEIIKQGCEFENTVHKWISITEALAFFHCCLNPILYAFLGAKFKTSAQHALTSVSRGSSLKILSKGKRGGHSSVSTESESSSFHSS; this is encoded by the coding sequence ATGGGCTCAGGGGACTATGACTCCATGAAGGAACCCTGTTTCCGTGAAGAAAATGCTAATTTCAATAAAATCTTCCTGCCCACCATCTACTCCATCATCTTCTTAACTGGCATTGTGGGCAATGGATTGGTCATCCTGGTCATGGGTTACCAGAAGAAACTGAGAAGCATGACGGACAAGTACAGGCTGCACCTGTCAGTGGCCGACCTCCTCTTTGTCATCACGCTTCCCTTCTGGGCAGTTGATGCCGTGGCAAACTGGTACTTTGGGAACTTCCTATGCAAGGCAGTCCATGTCATCTACACAGTCAACCTCTACAGCAGTGTCCTCATCCTGGCCTTCATCAGTCTGGACCGCTACCTGGCCATCGTCCACGCCACCAACAGTCAGAGGCCAAGGAAGCTGTTGGCTGAAAAGGTGGTCTATGTTGGCGTCTGGATCCCTGCCCTCCTGCTGACTATTCCCGACTTCATCTTTGCCAACGTCAGTGAGGCAGATGACAGATATATCTGTGACCGCTTCTACCCCAATGACTTGTGGGTGGTTGTGTTCCAGTTTCAGCACATCATGGTTGGCCTTATCCTGCCTGGTATTGTCATCCTGTCCTGCTATTGCATTATCATCTCCAAGCTGTCACACTCCAAGGGCCACCAGAAGCGCAAGGCCCTCAAGACCACAGTCATCCTCATCCTGGCTTTCTTCGCCTGTTGGCTGCCTTACTACATTGGGATCAGCATCGACTCCTTCATCCTCCTGGAAATCATCAAGCAAGGGTGTGAGTTTGAGAACACTGTGCACAAGTGGATTTCCATCACCGAGGCCCTAGCTTTCTTCCACTGTTGTCTGAACCCCATCCTCTATGCTTTCCTTGGAGCCAAATTTAAAACCTCTGCCCAGCACGCACTCACCTCTGTGAGCAGAGGGTCCAGCCTCAAGATCCTCTCCAAAGGAAAGCGAGGTGGACATTCATCTGTTTCCACTGAGTCTGAGTCTTCAAGTTTTCACTCCAGCTAA
- the CXCR4 gene encoding C-X-C chemokine receptor type 4 isoform b (isoform b is encoded by transcript variant 2), protein MEGISIYTSDNYTEEMGSGDYDSMKEPCFREENANFNKIFLPTIYSIIFLTGIVGNGLVILVMGYQKKLRSMTDKYRLHLSVADLLFVITLPFWAVDAVANWYFGNFLCKAVHVIYTVNLYSSVLILAFISLDRYLAIVHATNSQRPRKLLAEKVVYVGVWIPALLLTIPDFIFANVSEADDRYICDRFYPNDLWVVVFQFQHIMVGLILPGIVILSCYCIIISKLSHSKGHQKRKALKTTVILILAFFACWLPYYIGISIDSFILLEIIKQGCEFENTVHKWISITEALAFFHCCLNPILYAFLGAKFKTSAQHALTSVSRGSSLKILSKGKRGGHSSVSTESESSSFHSS, encoded by the coding sequence ATATACACTTCAGATAACTACACCGAGGAAATGGGCTCAGGGGACTATGACTCCATGAAGGAACCCTGTTTCCGTGAAGAAAATGCTAATTTCAATAAAATCTTCCTGCCCACCATCTACTCCATCATCTTCTTAACTGGCATTGTGGGCAATGGATTGGTCATCCTGGTCATGGGTTACCAGAAGAAACTGAGAAGCATGACGGACAAGTACAGGCTGCACCTGTCAGTGGCCGACCTCCTCTTTGTCATCACGCTTCCCTTCTGGGCAGTTGATGCCGTGGCAAACTGGTACTTTGGGAACTTCCTATGCAAGGCAGTCCATGTCATCTACACAGTCAACCTCTACAGCAGTGTCCTCATCCTGGCCTTCATCAGTCTGGACCGCTACCTGGCCATCGTCCACGCCACCAACAGTCAGAGGCCAAGGAAGCTGTTGGCTGAAAAGGTGGTCTATGTTGGCGTCTGGATCCCTGCCCTCCTGCTGACTATTCCCGACTTCATCTTTGCCAACGTCAGTGAGGCAGATGACAGATATATCTGTGACCGCTTCTACCCCAATGACTTGTGGGTGGTTGTGTTCCAGTTTCAGCACATCATGGTTGGCCTTATCCTGCCTGGTATTGTCATCCTGTCCTGCTATTGCATTATCATCTCCAAGCTGTCACACTCCAAGGGCCACCAGAAGCGCAAGGCCCTCAAGACCACAGTCATCCTCATCCTGGCTTTCTTCGCCTGTTGGCTGCCTTACTACATTGGGATCAGCATCGACTCCTTCATCCTCCTGGAAATCATCAAGCAAGGGTGTGAGTTTGAGAACACTGTGCACAAGTGGATTTCCATCACCGAGGCCCTAGCTTTCTTCCACTGTTGTCTGAACCCCATCCTCTATGCTTTCCTTGGAGCCAAATTTAAAACCTCTGCCCAGCACGCACTCACCTCTGTGAGCAGAGGGTCCAGCCTCAAGATCCTCTCCAAAGGAAAGCGAGGTGGACATTCATCTGTTTCCACTGAGTCTGAGTCTTCAAGTTTTCACTCCAGCTAA
- the CXCR4 gene encoding C-X-C chemokine receptor type 4 isoform a (isoform a is encoded by transcript variant 1) produces the protein MSIPLPLLQIYTSDNYTEEMGSGDYDSMKEPCFREENANFNKIFLPTIYSIIFLTGIVGNGLVILVMGYQKKLRSMTDKYRLHLSVADLLFVITLPFWAVDAVANWYFGNFLCKAVHVIYTVNLYSSVLILAFISLDRYLAIVHATNSQRPRKLLAEKVVYVGVWIPALLLTIPDFIFANVSEADDRYICDRFYPNDLWVVVFQFQHIMVGLILPGIVILSCYCIIISKLSHSKGHQKRKALKTTVILILAFFACWLPYYIGISIDSFILLEIIKQGCEFENTVHKWISITEALAFFHCCLNPILYAFLGAKFKTSAQHALTSVSRGSSLKILSKGKRGGHSSVSTESESSSFHSS, from the coding sequence ATGTCCATTCCTTTGCCTCTTTTGCAGATATACACTTCAGATAACTACACCGAGGAAATGGGCTCAGGGGACTATGACTCCATGAAGGAACCCTGTTTCCGTGAAGAAAATGCTAATTTCAATAAAATCTTCCTGCCCACCATCTACTCCATCATCTTCTTAACTGGCATTGTGGGCAATGGATTGGTCATCCTGGTCATGGGTTACCAGAAGAAACTGAGAAGCATGACGGACAAGTACAGGCTGCACCTGTCAGTGGCCGACCTCCTCTTTGTCATCACGCTTCCCTTCTGGGCAGTTGATGCCGTGGCAAACTGGTACTTTGGGAACTTCCTATGCAAGGCAGTCCATGTCATCTACACAGTCAACCTCTACAGCAGTGTCCTCATCCTGGCCTTCATCAGTCTGGACCGCTACCTGGCCATCGTCCACGCCACCAACAGTCAGAGGCCAAGGAAGCTGTTGGCTGAAAAGGTGGTCTATGTTGGCGTCTGGATCCCTGCCCTCCTGCTGACTATTCCCGACTTCATCTTTGCCAACGTCAGTGAGGCAGATGACAGATATATCTGTGACCGCTTCTACCCCAATGACTTGTGGGTGGTTGTGTTCCAGTTTCAGCACATCATGGTTGGCCTTATCCTGCCTGGTATTGTCATCCTGTCCTGCTATTGCATTATCATCTCCAAGCTGTCACACTCCAAGGGCCACCAGAAGCGCAAGGCCCTCAAGACCACAGTCATCCTCATCCTGGCTTTCTTCGCCTGTTGGCTGCCTTACTACATTGGGATCAGCATCGACTCCTTCATCCTCCTGGAAATCATCAAGCAAGGGTGTGAGTTTGAGAACACTGTGCACAAGTGGATTTCCATCACCGAGGCCCTAGCTTTCTTCCACTGTTGTCTGAACCCCATCCTCTATGCTTTCCTTGGAGCCAAATTTAAAACCTCTGCCCAGCACGCACTCACCTCTGTGAGCAGAGGGTCCAGCCTCAAGATCCTCTCCAAAGGAAAGCGAGGTGGACATTCATCTGTTTCCACTGAGTCTGAGTCTTCAAGTTTTCACTCCAGCTAA
- the CXCR4 gene encoding C-X-C chemokine receptor type 4 isoform d (isoform d is encoded by transcript variant 4), translating into MEGISENAPLPNVPNAPSDKHEDGKRPTHRRSARLGEEIYTSDNYTEEMGSGDYDSMKEPCFREENANFNKIFLPTIYSIIFLTGIVGNGLVILVMGYQKKLRSMTDKYRLHLSVADLLFVITLPFWAVDAVANWYFGNFLCKAVHVIYTVNLYSSVLILAFISLDRYLAIVHATNSQRPRKLLAEKVVYVGVWIPALLLTIPDFIFANVSEADDRYICDRFYPNDLWVVVFQFQHIMVGLILPGIVILSCYCIIISKLSHSKGHQKRKALKTTVILILAFFACWLPYYIGISIDSFILLEIIKQGCEFENTVHKWISITEALAFFHCCLNPILYAFLGAKFKTSAQHALTSVSRGSSLKILSKGKRGGHSSVSTESESSSFHSS; encoded by the coding sequence ATATACACTTCAGATAACTACACCGAGGAAATGGGCTCAGGGGACTATGACTCCATGAAGGAACCCTGTTTCCGTGAAGAAAATGCTAATTTCAATAAAATCTTCCTGCCCACCATCTACTCCATCATCTTCTTAACTGGCATTGTGGGCAATGGATTGGTCATCCTGGTCATGGGTTACCAGAAGAAACTGAGAAGCATGACGGACAAGTACAGGCTGCACCTGTCAGTGGCCGACCTCCTCTTTGTCATCACGCTTCCCTTCTGGGCAGTTGATGCCGTGGCAAACTGGTACTTTGGGAACTTCCTATGCAAGGCAGTCCATGTCATCTACACAGTCAACCTCTACAGCAGTGTCCTCATCCTGGCCTTCATCAGTCTGGACCGCTACCTGGCCATCGTCCACGCCACCAACAGTCAGAGGCCAAGGAAGCTGTTGGCTGAAAAGGTGGTCTATGTTGGCGTCTGGATCCCTGCCCTCCTGCTGACTATTCCCGACTTCATCTTTGCCAACGTCAGTGAGGCAGATGACAGATATATCTGTGACCGCTTCTACCCCAATGACTTGTGGGTGGTTGTGTTCCAGTTTCAGCACATCATGGTTGGCCTTATCCTGCCTGGTATTGTCATCCTGTCCTGCTATTGCATTATCATCTCCAAGCTGTCACACTCCAAGGGCCACCAGAAGCGCAAGGCCCTCAAGACCACAGTCATCCTCATCCTGGCTTTCTTCGCCTGTTGGCTGCCTTACTACATTGGGATCAGCATCGACTCCTTCATCCTCCTGGAAATCATCAAGCAAGGGTGTGAGTTTGAGAACACTGTGCACAAGTGGATTTCCATCACCGAGGCCCTAGCTTTCTTCCACTGTTGTCTGAACCCCATCCTCTATGCTTTCCTTGGAGCCAAATTTAAAACCTCTGCCCAGCACGCACTCACCTCTGTGAGCAGAGGGTCCAGCCTCAAGATCCTCTCCAAAGGAAAGCGAGGTGGACATTCATCTGTTTCCACTGAGTCTGAGTCTTCAAGTTTTCACTCCAGCTAA